The Veillonellaceae bacterium genome includes the window ATTTTCGATTGGTCAAATGACTACTGAACCTGCACCTGCACCCGAACCCGCTGAGCCCGAGGCCTAGTTAAAGAAATATAATAGAATACCGACCTCAATACCTGTCGATAAGGTTTTGGGGTCGGTTTCTTCTATTTAATTCTAAATTAATTCTAAAATTTATCAGCTAATATTAAACCATAGTCAATTCAGAGTGGGGTAACTACTCTGTTGATATAGATTACCTCCCGATTTTCCGTCTGTCTTAGGGCAGACGGTTTTTTGCTAATACAGGGTTGAGAGAGGTTGGATTATGGACTAATCTGAAAGGAAATCATAAACATTTTGGTTTGATTTGATGGCAGGATTGTCTCGTAAAAATACTTTCTCTTTATTTTTAGCGATTGCAAAGTCCATATCTTTTCCGGCAGACATTAGCTGATTGGTGGTTTTTGAAATAGTTCGGAACTTTAGATATGAGCTATTATTTCGATATGTCATTAATTGACCACCTCTGCAACACTATTTAAATTGTTCTTCTTGTTTTGCATAGACATCTTTCTGAATAGGTGGCGTCTCATTGCTCCTATTTTTAACGGTGTGCGGTAATTTGTAGCCGAGTTTTTCGCCGTAGCCGTCGGAACTTTTCAAAAGAATCACCTCCTAATGCTAGTTTGACCAGAACGAGAATATCAAATCCGGGCAGTAAAAAACTGGAGGTTCAAATAGACGTATTGCTTTATACAATATACAAGAAGATAGAGCTATCTCTACAATTGACAGAATATACAGAAAATAGTACAATTAAAATAACAGAAGAATAGAGAGGAGGCCTCCGCTATGGATACGATTAGACTTTGTATCATTAGTTTTGGAGTAGCTAGCCTGTTATCTCTCTGTGTTGTGTTAATTGTTTGTTTTAAAATCAAGGGTAATTAAAACGAGCCTGCGGGCTCTTTTTTTGCCGCCAGTCATATTCACAATTTATGATGCATAAGTAAAAGCATAGTTTAACTGTGACGACCATAATATTGAATGCAATTTTGAACTTGAATTATAATTATCTATATGGTAATATTATCAATGGATAGGATTTTTTAGAAAAGGATTAAATTTATCTAGAATATATATAATTAGGGGGAGAAGAAAATGAAAAATTTAAAAGGCACTAAAACGGCTGAAAACTTGCTCAAAGCATTCGCAGGTGAGTCCCAAGCTCGTAATCGCTATACTTATTACGCCTCGGTAGCGGAAAAAGAAGGCTATAAACAGATAAGAAATATTTTTATTGAAACAGCCGACAATGAAAAAGAGCATGCAAAAAGATTTTATAAGTTTTTACTCGAAGGATTCCAAGGCGAACTGCCGGCAATGATTGAGATTACTGCTGGTTTTCCTGTTGCTCAAGGCTGTACGCTGGACAACTTGAAGGCAGCCGCTGCTGGTGAAAACGAAGAGTGGTCTGACCTTTATCCCGCTTTTGCCAAAGTTGCTGAAGAAGAAGGTTTCCTGGAAATTGCTAAGGCTTTTAACATGATTGCATCGGCTGAAAAACGCCATGAGACACGTTACGTAAAATTAGCGAATAATATCAGCGAGGGTAAAGTATTCAAAAAAGATAGCAAAGTATTGTGGAAGTGCGGCAACTGTGGTTATGTACATGAAGGAGAAGGTGCGCCTGATTTATGTCCGGCTTGTATCCATCCTACAGCCCACTTTGAAGTATTCGTTGAAACTTACTAATTTACCTACAAACATTAAGCGGAGCCATTATGGCTTCGCTTTAATTTTTACTTTGATTAACAAGGTGGAGTAATTAGTGGGCTAGCATATCGCTAATTTGTATGCTGATGGCTACAGCGCAGAAGATTATAAAGCAGTTAAGATGATTTTTAAAATGGGGGACATAGTGGGAGGCTATTTTTTTTTCTCTTGTCAATACTAATGTTAAATAGCGTAATAGTGAGGGAGTATATGACAATGCCAAGCTCACGCAATATTAGTATTGAAAAAGTTCGTTATCATGACTTGAATGACTTAGAAAAGATCTTTACTAAGGAATTTGGCGAAGAAGTAGACGTCGCAATAATTAGGCAGCGTATTCATCGAATCCGGCAGTTTTATTTTGTGCTATTACCGCTTAGCGGTATTTCGTTGTGGCTTAAAAATCTGTTTAGTATCTATATTTGCCGGGTGGATGGAAAAGTTGCAGGCTTTATGCAGGTATCCTTTTTTAATCGCGGCCAATTGCATTTGGATTTCATTGCTATAAATAAAAAGTACCGCGGCCAAGGCTTGGGGACTTTAATTCTGCGCAAACTGATCGATGGGGCGGCTCGTAATAATTACGATATTATTCTTGAAGTAAGAGCAGACAATCCGGCCTACAACCTCTATAAACGCCTGGGCTTTATTGATAAGGCCCAAATCCTTCATTATGATAAAGATATTGATAAAAGCCTCCCTGTGCCGAATACGGCTAAGTCGCGGCTTGGTGGGCTGCGCAAGCGTAATAATAATGATTGGCAGCAAATTTACGAGCTTTATCTTAAGAGCCTGCCTCTGAAGTTGCATCAAATAGCTCGCCGTGAGGTTCGTGAATTTAATCCAAACTTGTTTACCAAATCTCTTGAGTGGTTTAAAAACTATATGATGGGCATTGTTAAGCAGCAGTATGTTCTCGAAAGGCATGGCAGGATTGTCGGTAGTCTGGAATTACAAAGCTATTTAAAAGCACAGTCCCATATTATGAATGTAATGCTCGACTCCGAGCATGAATATTTGCGTGAACGGGTTTATATACAAGCTCTTCAATTACTCCGAGCATATAAGAGAGGAACAATCAGCACGACAATTTACCGTGATGGTATTGAAAAGCAGCAAGCACTGGAAAGGCTCGGCTTTGTAGAAAAAGAGGCATATTATTTAATGTTTCGCCCGGCGCATTTGCAGAATAAGGCTGCTCAGGAAAATAAACGCCATTCGGAAGGGGATTCTAATAAATTGCTGCCTCAAAAATTGCCGCGTCCGGAATATGTTGCTATAGAGTAAAAACTGCCAAAAGAGCCTGCGGGCTCTTTTTTGAGGTCCTGTCGGCACTTTGACATATTAAATAAATATAAGTACAATAAAACGAGAATTCACTGGATATCTATGGCAAGTAAATCAGGTTAAATTTTAATAGAAGGTGAAGTTTATGATTACAGTAAGAGAAAAAGTCCGTTTTGTTGAGACTGATATGATGGGTGTTGTTCATCATTCCAATTATTTCCGCTGGTTCGAGATGGGACGGGTGGAGTATTTAAGGCAAGCGGGTATTTTGTTGACTGAGATGATGGAGCGCGGTATTTTATTCCCGATAACAGAAGTAAGCTGTAAATATCATTCGTCGGCAAAGTTTGATGATTACATATTAATCGAAACCAAAATGATCGATTATTCCCGAGTAAAGATGGTTTTCTCTTATGAAGTGCGGCGGGAAGCGGATGGTATTCTTTTGGCAACTGGCCAAACGACGAATCTATTTACGACAAATGGAAAAATAACCAGGCTGCCTGCTGAGTATTATAGCAAGTTGGAAAAATTTACTGTAAAATGAATATGATGTTCATTGAAAAGAGACACTAAGATACAGGGGGCGGCAGTATGGGAAATAATGCGCCAATAGGGGTGTTTGACTCTGGGATCGGCGGGCTGACCGTAATGAAAGAATTGATTAATTTACTGCCAGGCGAGAATTTTATTTATTTTGGCGATACGGCTCGGGTGCCGTATGGATCGCGGCCTCCGGCAGAAATAAAGGAATTTACCGATGATATAATGCGATTTTTATCAGCGCAGGACATAAAAATGGTTGTAATGGCTTGCAATGCTATGACCTCAGTTAGTTATGAGTTTGTTAAGGAGAAATACAAACTTCCTACTGTTGGCGTTAATCGCGGCCTAGAAAGGGCAATTAAGCTAAGCACTACCAAAAAAATTGGGGTTATTGGCACGGTTGCAACAGTTACCAGCCGCTTACATGAAAAGGAGTTATTCATACAGGATTCAAATGCTAAGATTTACGCGGTTGGGTGTCCCCAATTAGTGCCGTTGATTGAGAGCGGAATTTTAGAGGGACCGCAGATTGAGGAAGCTGCTGCTGAATATCTCCTACCGCTAAAGCAGGCAGGGGTAGATGTTATAATACTGGCATGCACCCATTATCCATTTATTACGGAGGTTATCAGCCGTTTCATGGGCAAGGGTACGGCTATTATAAACCCGGCTTGTGAAACAGCTCAGGACGCTTGGGAAATCTTGAAAAAATCTGATCAGCTGGCGGCTAGAGGGCAAGGTTCAGTAGAATTATGCTTTTCGTCCGACCTTGAACAAGCCGCACGGATGGCAGGACATCTATTTGATACTACAGCTGTTAGCTTTAGGTTGGTCAATCTGCAAGATTTTCGTTAAAGACCTAGAAAATTTGGGGAATTTTTGGTATAATTCTTAGTTGTAGTTTATATTGGTGTATATGGAGGATTTGTCGTGGAGTTTTTGTTTGGTTTAATTGTGCTGGTTGTCGTGGTTGTTCTCTCAGTTTGGATTTATATAGTCCGTCAAGGCGACGCCGAGTTTGAATTCTTAGTCGACCAGCGCACAGAGTTTACACTTGTAGACATGACGGAAAATACAGCAACTTTTTCGTGCAAGGTTCCGTTTGTAAACAAAGGAACACAAGATGGTACAATTATGGACGCCTATACCCGTCATCTTCTACCGTATGAGCAGTATGATGGCGTAGAGGTAAACTCACGCTTGGAACTTGAGACAGCTCCACGTACCGACGGCTACTTTGAGGCTTTGATTGTTCCCAAGACGACTGGTCAGGCTGTTATTGTTACAGTTAAATTAACCGCCAAAAACGGGAATATCCGTGAAGCTCTCGGCCAAATGGTGGACATGCCCATTGATATTGTGTACCAAATAGTTGCACGCAGCGAATGGTATATTACCAAAAACCGCTTAGTCATGAAGTCGCAGGAAATAGCAAAAGCAGCAGGCTTAAAACGCGCCGTATAGAATCGGTGCAGGAGGTAGTGTCATGGCAGAATTAGAACTTAAACCGGTACGTACCCGGATTTTAACTCCAGAAGATAACATTGTTGACGCAATTATAGAATATGCCCAAGATGATATTGGTCCCGATGATATTGTGTCGGTAGCAGAAAGTGTTGTTGCAATTACACAGGGGCAGGCTACTAGACCGGAAGAATTAAAACCGTCTTTTTTAGCTAAGGTTATGTGCCGGTTTGTACCGCAGAAGGGCAGTTTATCTAGCTGTTACGGCATGCAGGCCGCAATTAATGCAGAGGGTCAATGGCGGGTGTTTTTTGCCATGATTATGGGCTTTTTAGCTAAGATTATTGGTAAAGACGGCGTCTTTTACGAACTGGCCGGCAGACAAGCGGCCCTGATTGATGATGTTACCGGTACAATGCCGCCGTTTGATAAACATATTGTATACGGTCCGGACAATCCTAACGGAGTAGCTGAAGAGATCAAAAGCCGCTTGGGATGTTTTGGCGCAGCGGTTGCCGATGTTAATGACCTTAAACGGGCTGCAGTGCTGGGGATTTCATCTGGTTTGGACCCCGAAAGGTTGGCGCAGATCCTCATTGATAATCCCTTTGGCAATGCTTCTCAGAGGACGCCTATCGTTATTATCAAAAATTATGGAAAAGTTGAGGCAGCAGCACAGGCTAAAGCTTTGGGTTAAATGACTACGTAAGAGGATAGAATAACACTATCCTCTTTATTGTTTAAACTAGAAGATTGCAAGGAGGCAGTAATACGTGGCCCGCATTGGAATAACAACTACGGTGCCGGTTGAAATAATTTTGGCCGCCGGTCATATTCCTATAGATATTAATAATATTTTTATTGGGGACGAAGGCGCGCAGCGGCATGTGCAGGCTGCCGAGGACGCCGGTTATCCTCGAAATATCTGCGGCTGGATAAAGGGGTTATATTCTGTTGTTGTAAACAGTCCTGATATAGACAAAGTGCTAGCCGTTACTCAAGGCGACTGCAGTAATACTCATGCTCTGATGGAAACTTTTGAACATGCCGGTATTAGTACAATACCGTTTGCTTATCCATTTGACCGGGATTATGACCTTTTAAAACTTCAGATGGAAAAGCTTATGAAAGTCCTTGGAACCGACTGGGACGCTGTCCAAAAGACAAAGCAGCGTTTGGATAAAGTAAGGGCCAAAGTTAGAGAAATCGACCGCCTCACTTGGGAGGAAAACACTGTAAGCGGGTTTCACAATCACCTGTATCAAGTATCGTGCAGTGATTTTAATGGTGATGTGGAAACCTTTGAAAAAGATGTTGATACATTTATTGTTAAGGCCGAAGCTGGAGATGAGTTTAATGAAGAGCTCCGAATTGGTTACATAGGCGTACCGCCAATTTTTACTGACCTTTACCCCTATCTTGAACAAATGGGGGCTAGGGTGGTATTTAACGAGGTGCAGCGGCAATTCGCAATGCCGAATGAGGTTGAGGACGTGGTTGAACAATATCGGCTATACACATATCCGTACGGTGTTTTTGGCCGGATAGACGACATTCGTAAAGAAGCTGAGAGGCGTAACCTTGATGGAATCATTCATTATGTTCAAAGTTTCTGTTTCAGACAAATTGAGGATATGATTCTTCGCGAACGTTTAGATATCCCTATTCTGACAATCGAAGGTGACAAGCCGGGCAAGCTTGACGCGCGGACGCGGCTTAGAATTGATAGTTTCTTAGAAATGCTCCGGTGAGGTGATTAGATGAGATGCGGGATTGATTTAGGCAGTCGCAGCGTAAAATTGGTAGTAATGGACGGCGAAGAAATAAAGTTTGAAAAAGTTTATGAAACCGTTGAATTTTATCGTAATTTTGGTCGACGAACCGACGAGGGTATGGTAGTCGACTTTGCTGCGCTTGAAATAGGTGAGGTAACGCAAGTTACGGCTACCGGTTATGGCCGAAATACTATTGATATTGTCGGCGCGACAGTTATTGCGGAGCTCAAAGCCCATACTGCAGGTGCTATCTGGCAGACCGGCCTAGAAGATTTCACTTTGCTGGATCTAGGCGGGCAGGATAGCAAGGTAATTAAAGTGCGCAAGGGCAAAATGGTAGGCTTTGAAACTAATGATAAATGTGCTGCGAGTACAGGCCGCTACTTGGAAAACATGGCAACTGTTCTGGGAATCAGTTTAGCCGAAATGAGCAGCTATAGTGAAAACCCGGTCGAATTGAATGCCACTTGCGCAATCTTTGGTGAGTCAGAACTTATCGGCCGAATTGTTGAGGGTCATAGTATTTCGGCATTAGCTGCCGGTGTCAACTATACCATTTTTAAGCGGATTAGACCGATGCTGACGGCTCTGGCGAGCGAGACTATAATATTTACAGGTGGGGTTGCCTTGGGTAAGGCTATTCGCGAACTGATTGAGCGCGAACTCCAAGTTAAGGTGGTTGTGCCGAAACATCCGCAATTGAATGGAGCAATCGGCTGTGCAGTATATCAAGCGAAAAAGAGGCGATAAATGTGCTGCTGGGGATTGATGTGGGGGGGACTTTTACTGATGCTGTAATTATTGCATCGGGCAGGATATTGGCTAGCGCTAAGAGGCAAACTACGCATCACGACCTTCTGGAAGGTATTTTAAATGTCCTTGATGATATACTTCCGGCTATTGACCAGTCAAAGCTTAAAAGGGTAGCTCTTTCTACAACTATTGTCACAAATGCGTTAATCGAAGGCCGGATTGAAAAGGTGGGGCTGTGTCTTGTTCCCGGACCAGGGTTTGACACTAGCAAAATTATTCCCGCTCCGGCCTTTATATTGTCTGGTTATATCGATCATCGCGGTCGGGAAGTAAAAAAAATCGAAAAGTCCGAAATCCAGGATTTTTGCAGGCGCAGCGCCGATATCGACGTATATGCCGTTGTCGGTAAGTTTGCAGTGCGGAATCCTAAACACGAGACACTGATGGCTGAATGGATAAAAGATGAAGCTAAACCAAGCCATATAACAATCGGGTCGGCAGTTTCGGGCAGTCTTAATTTTTGGCGGCGGACTAACTCAGCCTATTTTAATGCGGCCGTTTGGAGGCAGTTTAGCAATTTTTCTGCGGCCGTTGAACGGGCGTTGTTGCAAAGAAAGATTAGTGCGCCGGTTTACATATTAAAGGCCGATGGGGGAACGATGCCGCTGACGGCAGCCAAAACCCTACCTGTAGAGGCGGTTTTCACTGGGCCGGCTGCAAGTGTTTTAGGTATTATGGCAATGTATAATTCAGATCGTCCAGCAGTATCGGTAGATATCGGCGGGACGACAACCGATATTGCCCTTTGGGAAAATGGCAAGCCGTTATTTTCATCACGCGGCGCAATGATAAAAGGCTTTCCCACCTCTATTCGTTCGCTTCGCCTGAAGTCAGTTGGAATAGGCGGCGATAGCTTTATTTGGCGTGAGAATGGTGAATTAAGAGTCGGGCCAATGCGAAAAGGTCCGGCTATGGCAGCCGGCGGGAACTGGCCAGCTTTATCTGACGCCATGATTGTGGCAGGTTTGGCTAGGTTTGGCGACAAAAATAGAGCCCTTCAGGCTATTTCTCAAGTAGCTTTACCAGGGCAGTCGCTAACTGACGCTGCCTGGGCGGTGCTGAATACTGCAGCTGAAATTGTCAAAAAAGCTATCAATGATATGATTGACGAGCAAGCTGCTGAGCCTGTTTACCGGGTTGAGGATGTTATAAAAGCTGCTCGGTTTAAACCTGAGACCCTGATTGGAGTAGGCGGCGCAGCTGGCGGTCTGTCGCCTGTTATCGCCAAGCAATTCGGGATTCCTTGCCAAGTGCCAAACGGCGCAATGGTAGCAAACGCAGTCGGAGCCGCGGTTGCGCGCCCGACAATTGATATTACGCTCCGTGCTGATACTGCTGAAGGCTATTATTCGGTAGCTGAACTTGGTGTTAAGCAAGCTCTCGCCAACCGCAGGCTAAGTCTTTCGGACGCCTATCAATTAGCCGTTAAATATTTGCAAGAGCGGGCTCGCCAGGTCGGGATAGACGCCTCAGATGTTGAGGTTGTTCAACAGGAAGAGTTTAATTTAGTGAGAGGTTTTAACTCGACTGGTAAGATAATTAGCTCTCGTGTCCAAATTAAACCAGGTGTACTTATGCCAATTGATGATAGCGGGGCAAAGGGGGTATTGGAATGACTGCCAAAAAACCGCTTGGTCTGGTGTTTTTCCCGGCCTTTGACTGGGCAATAACGCCAACTCATCCCGAACGTCAGGAAAGACTCTTATATACGCGTGATCAGATTGTGGAAGAGGGTCTTTTAGACATGCCTGAAATCTGCGAGTATAGACCGCGGCTGGCCACGTATCAAGATATTGAGCGAGTTCATCTCGGAGTGCCTGATATAGCCTCTTTAATTACCGATGCTCACTTAGTGTCGGCAGGCGGGGCAATTACGGCAGCCGAGGCTGTATTGAAGGGCGAGGTGGCCCGCTCTTTTGCTTTAGTGAGACCTCCCGGTCATCATGCCATGAAGGTTGTACACGGCACGCGGGGTTTTTGCACAATAAATATTGAAGCAATTATGGTGGAATACTTACGTAAATACTATGGCATTAAGAAGGTCGCCATTGTTGACACTGATGTTCATCATGGGGACGGGACCCAAGATATTTTTTATCATGATCCTGATACGTTATTTATTTCATTTCATCAGGATGGTCGTACATTATATCCTGGAACAGGTTTTATGGATGAGATGGGCAGCCCTAACGCCTATTGCTCTAATATTAATATTCCGCTGCCGCCTGGGACAACTGACCAAGGTCTTCATTATGTACTTGACAATCTAATTGTGCCGATGTTAGCTGATTTCAAACCTGATCTCGTAATTAACTCAGCCGGGCAGGACAACCATTACAGCGATCCTTTAGCCAATATGGCTATAACTGCCCAAGGTTATGCCCGGTTGGCCGATAAGCTTAAGGCCGATATCGCCGTTTTAGAAGGTGGGTATTCGATTGAAGATGCCTTGCCCTATGTTAATGTTGGCATTATTTTGGCGATGGCTAATTTGGACTATCGAAAAGTTGTTGAACCGCATATTGAAGATTGCCCGAACCAAAGCGAAAAAACTACTTTGTATATTAGACAAATAGTCGATAAATGGCGCGGGATTTGGGCAGCCCGTGATTCTCTCAGGCGCGAAGCGATAGCGAAGGCTGGTGACTTCTGGGTCAGCCGGCGCGGCATATACTATGATGACAGCGGCATTAATGAGGAACGCCGTGAACGAGTGCGGGTGTGCCCGAAATGCTCTGGTTACTTCACTGTCGAGACAGAGGCCGAAGGATATGGTTTTGGGGCGAAGTCGGCATTTGCGGCTGTTGTTCCGCGGGATTCCTGCCCGCGTTGCAGAAAACAAGCCAAAGATGAAACGATTAAGGCAAGAAACCAGGGCCGCTATGGCCATTATTTTATCCAAGATAAGCAACAGGACGTTTTTGAGAAGTTATAGCGATAAGAAACAATACTTAGGAGGTAACCATGACAAGAGTCGATGGACGCGATAAAGATGAACTGCGGAAAGTGAAAATAACACGCGATTATTTAAAATACGCTGAGGGGTCAGTTTTAATAGAAGTCGGCAATACAAAGGTTATTTGTGCGGCAACAATTGAAGACAAGGTACCGCATTTTTTGAAGGGTACTGGCGAAGGATGGATTACAGCTGAGTATTCACTTCTGCCGCGGTCGACTCAGACGCGTAACGCCCGAGAGTCGGCGAAAGGCAAATTAACCGGCCGCACGCATGAAATTCAGCGGCTGATTGGCCGAGCGCTGCGCAGTGTTGTTGATTTGAAGGCGTTGGGGGAAAAGACTATCTGGATTGACTGTGATGTTGTTCAGGCTGATGGCGGGACAAGAACAGCTTCTATTACCGGAGCTTTTGTTGCCTTGGTTGATGCTGTCGATAAAATTTATTCAGATTCGGCCAAACCGTTCCCAGTTAAAGATTTTCTTGCGGCAATTAGTGTAGGAATTGTCGGCGAAGATGCTGTGCTTGATTTATGCTATGAAGAAGACTCTAATGCTGTTGTAGATATGAATGTTGTCATGACGGGGTTTGGGCAATTTGTTGAGGTCCAAGGTACTGGTGAAAAGCACCCGTTTACCAGGAAGCAGTTTAATGACATGCTGGAGATTGGTGAAGCCGGTGTGAATAGACTGATTGACTATCAGAAAGATATTTTAGGACCGCTATCATGGAAGGTGGGGCGTGAAGGGTGATTGAGATAGTTATCGCCACTAAAAATGCCGGTAAGGTTGCTGAGTTTGCCGCTGCGTTGGCTGAATTGCCGGTGAAAGTTTTGTCGTTAACTGATTTTGGTGAAATTCCGGAAGCTGTTGAAGACGGTAGCACCTTTGCTGAGAACGCCGAAAAAAAAGCGCGTCATTACGCTCACCATACCGGCAAAGCATGCTTGGCTGATGACTCTGGGCTTGAGGTTGACGCTTTAGGAGGAGCGCCCGGCGTATATTCGGCGCGCTATGCTGGCGAGCATGCTACCGATTCGCTGAACAATATAAAGCTGCTCGATGAACTTATGAAAACAGGGAGTGATAATCGTTCCGGTCGATTTCGCTGCGCGTTGGCGTTTGCTGCCGACGATGGCAAAATCATTACTGCTGACGGAATATGTGAAGGTATTATTTTAGACAAGCCGCGCGGAAACGGCGGTTTTGGCTACGATCCGCTGTTTTATGTCCCACAATTCGGCAAAACATTTGCAGAACTTACTGTTGCTGAAAAAAACGTTATAAGTCATCGGGGTCTCGCCATAAAAAATATGGCGGCCAAGCTGGTAGGATTTTTTAGATGAAGATCGGTGTTATTAGCGATACACATGGCAACATGACGGCGATAAAAAAGGCAGCTGAAGCGGCGGGGGCAGTTGACCTTTGGTTGCACTGCGGCGACTATAGCTGGGATAGCGATTACCTCAAGAGATTAACCGGTGTGCAGGTGATTGCAGCCAAGGGAAACTGTGATGGCGGTGCACCGACCAAGCTTGACGAATTTTTAAACCTCGAAGGACTGTCGATATGGCTGACACATGGACATCGCTACCATGTTAATCAAGGATTAGCGGAACTTCGATTTTGGGCAAGACAGTATGAGGCAGCTATCGTTGTTTTTGGTCACACTCACATTCCGGAATTAATAAAAGATGCTGAATCTTTACTGTTTAACCCCGGTAGCGCATCGCTGCCGTCTAATAATCAAAAGCCTACCTTTGGAATTATAACTATTGATGGAGATAATATTTCCGCCTGCCAAATCGAATTACTATAGAAATAAGCGTCATAAAAGGCGCTTTTTTTTATGTAATGCATATATTGTATTGATGGCTGCAGCCGCAATATAAAGTATGAGGGGAGTCTGGAGATGGAAGGTGAACGTCAAATACTAAAAGGGGCCGGAGTTTGTATTAGGTTCCTTGCTT containing:
- a CDS encoding rubrerythrin family protein, coding for MKNLKGTKTAENLLKAFAGESQARNRYTYYASVAEKEGYKQIRNIFIETADNEKEHAKRFYKFLLEGFQGELPAMIEITAGFPVAQGCTLDNLKAAAAGENEEWSDLYPAFAKVAEEEGFLEIAKAFNMIASAEKRHETRYVKLANNISEGKVFKKDSKVLWKCGNCGYVHEGEGAPDLCPACIHPTAHFEVFVETY
- a CDS encoding GNAT family N-acetyltransferase, which encodes MPSSRNISIEKVRYHDLNDLEKIFTKEFGEEVDVAIIRQRIHRIRQFYFVLLPLSGISLWLKNLFSIYICRVDGKVAGFMQVSFFNRGQLHLDFIAINKKYRGQGLGTLILRKLIDGAARNNYDIILEVRADNPAYNLYKRLGFIDKAQILHYDKDIDKSLPVPNTAKSRLGGLRKRNNNDWQQIYELYLKSLPLKLHQIARREVREFNPNLFTKSLEWFKNYMMGIVKQQYVLERHGRIVGSLELQSYLKAQSHIMNVMLDSEHEYLRERVYIQALQLLRAYKRGTISTTIYRDGIEKQQALERLGFVEKEAYYLMFRPAHLQNKAAQENKRHSEGDSNKLLPQKLPRPEYVAIE
- a CDS encoding acyl-CoA thioesterase, which translates into the protein MITVREKVRFVETDMMGVVHHSNYFRWFEMGRVEYLRQAGILLTEMMERGILFPITEVSCKYHSSAKFDDYILIETKMIDYSRVKMVFSYEVRREADGILLATGQTTNLFTTNGKITRLPAEYYSKLEKFTVK
- a CDS encoding glutamate racemase; the encoded protein is MGNNAPIGVFDSGIGGLTVMKELINLLPGENFIYFGDTARVPYGSRPPAEIKEFTDDIMRFLSAQDIKMVVMACNAMTSVSYEFVKEKYKLPTVGVNRGLERAIKLSTTKKIGVIGTVATVTSRLHEKELFIQDSNAKIYAVGCPQLVPLIESGILEGPQIEEAAAEYLLPLKQAGVDVIILACTHYPFITEVISRFMGKGTAIINPACETAQDAWEILKKSDQLAARGQGSVELCFSSDLEQAARMAGHLFDTTAVSFRLVNLQDFR
- a CDS encoding F420-0:Gamma-glutamyl ligase, whose product is MAELELKPVRTRILTPEDNIVDAIIEYAQDDIGPDDIVSVAESVVAITQGQATRPEELKPSFLAKVMCRFVPQKGSLSSCYGMQAAINAEGQWRVFFAMIMGFLAKIIGKDGVFYELAGRQAALIDDVTGTMPPFDKHIVYGPDNPNGVAEEIKSRLGCFGAAVADVNDLKRAAVLGISSGLDPERLAQILIDNPFGNASQRTPIVIIKNYGKVEAAAQAKALG
- a CDS encoding 2-hydroxyacyl-CoA dehydratase; its protein translation is MARIGITTTVPVEIILAAGHIPIDINNIFIGDEGAQRHVQAAEDAGYPRNICGWIKGLYSVVVNSPDIDKVLAVTQGDCSNTHALMETFEHAGISTIPFAYPFDRDYDLLKLQMEKLMKVLGTDWDAVQKTKQRLDKVRAKVREIDRLTWEENTVSGFHNHLYQVSCSDFNGDVETFEKDVDTFIVKAEAGDEFNEELRIGYIGVPPIFTDLYPYLEQMGARVVFNEVQRQFAMPNEVEDVVEQYRLYTYPYGVFGRIDDIRKEAERRNLDGIIHYVQSFCFRQIEDMILRERLDIPILTIEGDKPGKLDARTRLRIDSFLEMLR
- a CDS encoding 2-hydroxyglutaryl-CoA dehydratase gives rise to the protein MRCGIDLGSRSVKLVVMDGEEIKFEKVYETVEFYRNFGRRTDEGMVVDFAALEIGEVTQVTATGYGRNTIDIVGATVIAELKAHTAGAIWQTGLEDFTLLDLGGQDSKVIKVRKGKMVGFETNDKCAASTGRYLENMATVLGISLAEMSSYSENPVELNATCAIFGESELIGRIVEGHSISALAAGVNYTIFKRIRPMLTALASETIIFTGGVALGKAIRELIERELQVKVVVPKHPQLNGAIGCAVYQAKKRR
- a CDS encoding hydantoinase/oxoprolinase family protein; translation: MLLGIDVGGTFTDAVIIASGRILASAKRQTTHHDLLEGILNVLDDILPAIDQSKLKRVALSTTIVTNALIEGRIEKVGLCLVPGPGFDTSKIIPAPAFILSGYIDHRGREVKKIEKSEIQDFCRRSADIDVYAVVGKFAVRNPKHETLMAEWIKDEAKPSHITIGSAVSGSLNFWRRTNSAYFNAAVWRQFSNFSAAVERALLQRKISAPVYILKADGGTMPLTAAKTLPVEAVFTGPAASVLGIMAMYNSDRPAVSVDIGGTTTDIALWENGKPLFSSRGAMIKGFPTSIRSLRLKSVGIGGDSFIWRENGELRVGPMRKGPAMAAGGNWPALSDAMIVAGLARFGDKNRALQAISQVALPGQSLTDAAWAVLNTAAEIVKKAINDMIDEQAAEPVYRVEDVIKAARFKPETLIGVGGAAGGLSPVIAKQFGIPCQVPNGAMVANAVGAAVARPTIDITLRADTAEGYYSVAELGVKQALANRRLSLSDAYQLAVKYLQERARQVGIDASDVEVVQQEEFNLVRGFNSTGKIISSRVQIKPGVLMPIDDSGAKGVLE
- a CDS encoding histone deacetylase, with translation MTAKKPLGLVFFPAFDWAITPTHPERQERLLYTRDQIVEEGLLDMPEICEYRPRLATYQDIERVHLGVPDIASLITDAHLVSAGGAITAAEAVLKGEVARSFALVRPPGHHAMKVVHGTRGFCTINIEAIMVEYLRKYYGIKKVAIVDTDVHHGDGTQDIFYHDPDTLFISFHQDGRTLYPGTGFMDEMGSPNAYCSNINIPLPPGTTDQGLHYVLDNLIVPMLADFKPDLVINSAGQDNHYSDPLANMAITAQGYARLADKLKADIAVLEGGYSIEDALPYVNVGIILAMANLDYRKVVEPHIEDCPNQSEKTTLYIRQIVDKWRGIWAARDSLRREAIAKAGDFWVSRRGIYYDDSGINEERRERVRVCPKCSGYFTVETEAEGYGFGAKSAFAAVVPRDSCPRCRKQAKDETIKARNQGRYGHYFIQDKQQDVFEKL